A stretch of the Capsicum annuum cultivar UCD-10X-F1 chromosome 10, UCD10Xv1.1, whole genome shotgun sequence genome encodes the following:
- the LOC124887733 gene encoding uncharacterized protein LOC124887733, giving the protein MKAILAKTVNASRKDWSQKLDDALWVYRTAFKTPIGMSPYQKEAADLRLAKINEMDEFRLRAYKRADLYKERMKKYHDQRITQREFMKGDLVLFNSRMKLFSGKLRSKWLGPFKISHVYSSGVVELENEVGNVFKVNGKRIKLYIGPKDLLKSVDVFYLDEV; this is encoded by the exons ATGAAGGCTATTCTTGCCAAAACGGTGAATGCCAGTAGAaaagattggtctcaaaagcttgatgatgccttatgggtGTATCGAACtgcttttaagacaccaattggtaTGTCACCATATCAG AAGGAAGCAGCTGATCTAAGATTGGCGAAGATTAACGAGATGGACGAATTCCGTCTCAGAGCCTATAAAAGAGCTGACTTgtacaaagaaaggatgaagaaATACCATGACCAAAGGATTACACAGAGAGAATTTATGAAAGGTGATTTGGtccttttcaactccagaatGAAGCTATTTTCGGGTAAGTTGAGGTCTAAATGGTTAGGCCCATTTAAAATTAGCCatgtctactcatctggagtagtcgaACTTGAAAATGAAGTTGGTAATGTCTTCAAAGTGAATGGGaaaagaatcaaactttatattggtccaaaagaccTATTAAAAAGTGTTGATGTCTTTTACCTCGATGAAGTGTGA